The genomic region CGATGTCGGGAACTCGTTCCAGATGGGACCCGGCTACTTCCCCGTCATGCTGAGCCTGCTGCTGATCGGCATCGGAGTTCTCATCATGGTTCAGTCTCTGGTGGTTACCGTCAAGGGCGAACCGGATGCGCCCGCAAACTGGAAGGCCTACGCGCTGGTCATCTTGGCGCCGGTGTTCTTCGGGCTGGCAATATCTCGCCTCGGACTCGTCCCGACCATGTTCCTGATGATCGTCACGGTCAGCTCTGCCAGCAAATATGCCGATTGGCGTCATTCGATCGCACTCGCACTGTTCATGACGATCTGTTCGGTCGTCTTATTTACACGGCTTCTGTCGCTTCCCGTCAGCTCCTTCGGGCCATGGATCCCCTTCCTCGGAAACTGACCGACAACATCCGCCAGGAGTTCTGTGATGGATATCTTTTCCAATCTCTTGCTGGGCGCTGCGACCGCCTTCCAGCCGATAAATTTAGTCTATGCCTTCATCGGTTGTTTGCTCGGCACGGCCATCGGCGTTCTGCCGGGGCTGGGACCGACTGCGACGATCGCCATGCTGTTGCCAATCACCTTTGGACTGCAGCCGGAGTCGGCATTAATTATGCTCGCCGGCATCTTCTATGGGGCCCAGTATGGCGGCTCGACCACGGCGATCCTGATCAATCTTCCGGGCGAAAGCTCGTCCGTCGTTACCGCGATCGACGGTTACCAGATGGCCCGCCGTGGGCGCGCCGGTGCAGCACTGGCAACGGCGGCACTTGGGTCCTTCTTTGCCGGAAGCGTGGCGACCATACTACTTGCGGTCGCTGCCCCGCCGCTCGCCGCGGTCGCCCTGAACTTCGGTCCCGCCGAATATTTCTCGCTCATGGTCCTCGGCCTTGTGGCATCCGTGGCGCTCGCCAGCGGCTCGCTCCTGAAGGCGTTTGCCATGATCGCCTTCGGCCTGCTGCTTGGTTCGGTCGGCACCGACGTGGAAAGCGGCATGCCGCGATACATCTTCGGCATCCCAGAGCTTTATGACGGTCTCAATTTCGTCGCAGTCAGCATGGGCATATTCGGCATCTGCGAGATCCTCCGCAATCTCGAGAACGAGCATGAGCGTTCGGTCGGAGTAAAGAAGGTGACTGGCCTGATGCTTACCCGCGACGATTTCAGGCGCATCCGCGGTCCAGTCCTGCGCGGCACAGCGCTCGGCTCGTTCCTGGGCGTGCTGCCGGGCGGAGGCGCCATGCTATCCTCCTTCGCCGCCTATGCGCTGGAAAAGCGCATCTCGCCAAACAGGGCCGAATTCGGAAAGGGCGCGATCGAGGCAGTCGCGGCGCCGGAATCTGCCAATAATGCCGGAGCGCAAACCTCGTTCATTCCGATGCTGACACTTGGCATACCCGGTAACCCGGTCATGGCCCTGATGGTCGGCGCGATGATCATCCAGGGCATCACGCCCGGCCCCAACGTCATCTCCGAGGAACCCGATTTGTTCTGGGGCATGATAGTCTCCATGTGGTCGGGAAACCTGATGCTGGTGATCCTCAATTTGCCGTTGATCGGGTTGTGGGTACGAATGCTGACCATTCCCTATCACTTGCTGTTTCCCGCAATCATCGGCTTCTGCTGCATCGGCGCCTACAGCATCAACAACAGCGTTTTCGACGTTTTTATCATGGCGGGCTTCAGCGTCGTCGGCTTTGCGCTCTCCAAGCTGCGCTTCGAGCCTGCACCGCTGTTGCTCGGCTTCATCCTGGGGCCGATGCTGGAGGAGAACCTTCGCCGCGCCATGCTAATCAGCCAGGGCGATCCGACAATCTTCGTGCGCAGCCCGCTCAGCCTTTCGTTGCTGATCGTCGCCGTGATCGTGCTGGGCCTAGTGCTTTCTCCCTCGATCAGCCGCAAGCGCGACGAAGCCTTCACGGAGTGACCCGGTGCGAATTTTACCGAGATAAGGAAGCAGCCGATGACCGAAAATCTACGCACGGCCCTGACAGGCATCTCCGGCATCCTCGTCACACCTTATAATGACGCCGGGGAGATAAATCCCGGTCGACAAAAGCCGATTGTTGACAAGGCGATAGCAGCGGGCGTGCACGTTCTGGTCGCGAACGGCAATACGGGCGAATTCTATGCCCTGACGGTCGAGGAGGCCGAGGCCATGGTACGCGCTTCGGCCGAGCATATCGGCGGACGCGTCCCTCTTCTGGCGGGCGTCGGTCGAGGCGTACGGGATGCGTGCCGGTTGGCGCGAACATCGATTGCAGCTGGGGCCGCAGCCCTGATGATCCACCAGCCGCCGGATCCGTTCTCGTCCCCTCGTGGCCTAGCCGACTATGTGAAAGCCGTAGCCGACGCCGCGGAGGGCTTGCCCGTCGTGCTCTACCTGCGCAACGACGCCATCGGCATCAAAGCCGTAAGGGAACTTTGCAAACTGCCCTCCGTCGTCGGCGTAAAGTGGGCGACGCCGAATCCGCTGAAACTGGCCGAGGCGATCGCCGCCACCGATCCCGACATCATCTGGGTCGGCGGACTGGCCGAAGTCTGGGCTCCAGCCTTCTATGCGGTCGGCGCACGGGGCTTTACGTCTGGGCTGATCAATGTCTGGCCCGAGCGCTCGGTTGCTATCCACGCGGCGCTGGAAGCGGGAGACTACCGCAAGGCCAACGATCTGATCACCGGTATGAGAGCCTTTGAGGAGATTCGCGCCGAGGAACTGAACGGCACCAATGTAACTGGGGTCAAGGCGGCGCTGGCAGCAATCGGTTATGACTGCGGCACCACCCGGCCGCCTTCGGCCTGGCCGCTCACGTCATCCCAGCATGCGGCACTGCAGGCATTCATCACATCAAACGAAATCCGCTTCTGACGAAGCCAATGCGGTCGAAGACCGGCCGGAGACGTCAATGACACCGAAAAAGACCTACGAGCAACTGCGATCCGCCCGCTGGATGGTGCCGGACGATCAGCGTTCCTTCGGCCACCGTTCGAGGACCATGCAGATGGGATACGATCCGGTGGACTGGGAGGGCCGGCCTATCATCGCGATCCTCAACACCTGGTCGGATGCCCAGCCTTGCCACATGCATTTCAAGGACCGCGTGGAATGGGTCAAACGCGGCGTCCTGCAGGCCGGTGGTTTTCCCATGGAGCTGCCGGCGCTGTCGCTTTCGGAAAACTTCGTCAAGCCGACGACCATGCTTTACCGTAACCTGCTGGCGATGGAAACCGAGGAGTTGCTGCGCTCGCATCCTGTTGACGGCGCCGTTTTGATGGGCGGCTGCGACAAAACTACGCCTGCCCTTATCATGGGCGCGCTCAGCATGGGCCTGCCCTTCATCTTCCTGCCGGCCGGACCGATGCTGCGCGGCAATCATGCCGGCAAGTATCTGGGCTCCGGTACAGACGGCTTCAAATACTGGGACGAGCGCCGCGCCGGCACGATCTCAAAAGAAGAGTGGCAGGGCATCGAGGGCGGCATCGCTCGCTCCTACGGTCATTGCATGACCATGGGCACGGCCTCGACAATGACCGCGATCGCTGAAGCCATGGGCCTTTCCCTGCCCGGCGCCTCGTCTATCCCTGCCGCTGATGCCAGCCACCAGCGCATGTCGACCCAATGCGGCCGCCGGGTCGTCGAGATGATCTGGGAAGACCTCACGCCGGATAAGATCGTTACGCCAGCGGCGGTCGAGAATGCAGTGACGGTGGCCATGGCAACGGGGTGCTCCACTAATGCCATCATCCATGTAATCGCCATGGCGCGACGGGCTGGCATTCCGCTTGAACTCGACGATCTCGATCGGATAGGCCGCACCACGCCAGTCATCGCCAACATCAGGCCATCCGGTAGCAATTACCTGATGGAGGACTTCTACTATGCCGGCGGCCTGCGCGCGCTGATGAAGCAGCTTGGTAAAAAGCTCGACAGTTCCGCGATCACGGTTACCGGCAGACCGCTGACCGATGGGCTCGAAGCGGTGAAGGTCTGGAACGAGGATGTGATCCGGCCCCTCGCCAATCCGGTCTATCACGAGGGATCGCTCGCCGTGCTGAAGGGCAATCTTTGCCCTGGTGGCGCCGTGATCAAGCCAGCGGCCTGCGACCCGAAATTCCACCGGCACAAGGGACCGGCGCTGGTGGCCGACAGCTATGCTGAACTGAAGAAGATCATCGACGATCCGGATTATCCGCTGACGCCGGATACGGTGCTGGTGCTGAGAAACGCCGGCCCGCAAGGCGGGCCGGGTATGCCGGAATGGGGCATGATCCCCATGCCGAAGGCACTTTTGAAGCTCGGCCTGCGCGACATGATGCGCATCTCCGATGCCCGCATGTCGGGCACATCTTTCGGGGCATGTGTGTTGCATGCGGCTCCCGAGGCCTATGTCGGTGGACCACTTGCGCTGCTCCGGACCGGCGACATGGTCCAGATGGATATTCCCGCACGCAGTCTGAATATGCTTGTGTCGGACGATGAGCTGGCGGCACGACGCGCCGCCTGGACGCCGCCGGCCCCGCGCTACGGGCGCGGATACGGCCTGATGTTCTCGAAACATATCGAGCAGGCTGACAAGGGCTGCGACTTCGATTTTCTCAAGACGGATTTCGGCCCCAGGGTCGATGAACCGGCGATCAACTGACCAGATCAGGAGCATTCCATGTCCGACTATATATTGTCTGATGCCACACGCGCCAAGCTCATGAAGGTGTCGACGGCCTCCGTGGCAACCGCCCTCTACAAGCGCGGCCTGCGCAATCAGTTCATCCAGAATGTCCATCCCGTCTCCTGGAAGGGTGTCAACATGGTGGGCCAGGCCTTTACGCTGCGCTATATTCCGGCGCGCGAGGACCGCAATGCAATCACTGTCTTCCGCAATGCCGACCATCCACAGCGGGTGGCGGTGGAGACCTGCCCAGCCGGCCATGTGCTGGTGATGGACAGCCGCAAGGACCCGCGGGCAGCGTCCGCCGGCTCCATCCTCGTCACTCGGCTGGCCGTGCGCGGCTGTGCCGGCGTCGTCTCCGACGGCGGCTTTCGCGATGCGGAGGGTATTGGCGAGCTGGACATGCCGGCCTATCACCAGCGACCATCCGCACCGACCAACCTGACGCTACACGAGGCGTTGGACATCAACGTGCCGATCTCCTGCGGAGATGCCCCGGTCTTTCCTGGCGATGTGATGCTTGGAGACGGCGACGGCGTCATGGTGATCCCGGCGCATCTCGCCGACGAGATCGCCGAGGAATGCACCGGAATGGAGAGCTATGAAGACTTTGTACTGGATCAGGTAAGGGCTGGCGAGCCGATTATAGGTCTTTACCCCCGGACCAAGGATGAATATCTGCCTAAGTTCGAGGCATGGCGCAAAGAGAAGGCTCGCTGAGCTCAGGTTCGACAACACGATCCGAGCGGCTACCACGATCGTGGTGAGAACACAGGAGTTGAGAATGGTCTTCAAGTCCCACGGAAGCATCTCATTGGCGGCGATTGAATCAGGATAAAGGAAACTTTCCTGAACGAGCCTGCCGCGACCCTTCCGGAGGTGAATCGCACAAAAAACTGCTTGGCGAACGGGCCGCGCGCGCCCTCGCCAATCGGCATGAACTTGCCGGCTAGTTCCGTGGCGCGGTTGAATTTCTTCGTCGGCTGGGAGCTTGTGGATGCAGGCCAGGAGCAAATCCACTTTGCTTTGGTTTTCGCCCCAAAGATGGAGAGCTGCCGCCGCTAGAAGCTCTTCCGGAAACTGTGAGCCTGATCGGGTTTGTCCTGCTGACTGTAATCGGCGGCGGGGTTGCCGAGCGGTTTTGGAGAAAGGCTTGATCGAGCAGAACCGCTGGGGACAGTCGGTCCCGGGTCCGATCCTGCGGGCGGCGCTTCTCTAATCCGGTGTGTCGAGGTGAAGACGTTCCCGTTGCTGCGAGGAAATGACATTCATCGTCAGCAGTCGACCCAAAACGGTCAGCGAAGGCAGATGCCATGAATGGCTCGATTGGAGCTCTTCGGAGACGTTCGCTCAGGCGATACGCGGGTGAGGTGATTCCACGCCCCTGCCCAGATCTCCGCCATTACCCGGTAGTCTTTTTCGTCACAGACCGCAATTGTATCGGGTGTGCACCAGGATCTGCGAATAGGACGGCTCCACGGTTACGCCCCCGACGTTGTCACGGATCCATTTGGCGGCTGTCGCCAGCTCGCCGCTGAAGTCGTGCGAAATGACATAGTCCATGACCCCGGATTCCAGCAGGTTTCGCGAGTGGTTGGTTAACTCGTGGCCGACGAAGATTGTGTCACGGGCCCTTCCAGCGTGCTCCAGTGCCGCTGCCACGCCGCGATTAGCGCCGGCGACATTGTAGATCGCGGCCGGGTGACCATGTGCCTCGAAATAGCGGGTCAACTGCTCACAAGTGCTCTCCGGCCTGTCGTCAGAAATCACACGTTCCTCGATCTTCAAGTATGGAAAATCGGAACGGAGCACCCTTCGAAACCCCATCTCACGCTCCTGCTGGCAGCGGAACGCCACGCTCATGACGATCAGAATATTGTTACGCTCCTTCGGAAGCGCATTGCCGATCAACAGAGCGGCCACGCTGCCGGCGGCATACTGGTCATTGCCTATGTAGACGCTGCGACGGGAACTCGGCAGATCGGTCGTCAGGCAGACGACGGGAATTTCAATGGACCGCAGCTTGCGTATCGCGCGGTTGATCGCCGGATGCTCGCGAGCGATGACTACGGCACCATCCGCGGCGCTACCTTCCTGCTCAATCCGGCGCGCAAACGATGAAGGCTCGACTTCGCTCGTGGTTAGGTAATCTCCCTCAATCTCGATGCCGGCAAGGGTTCGGTTGACCTCAGTTACAGCGGCCGCCATTGCTGCATTGAAGGTTTCGCCGGAGTCACAAAATAGACGAATGTGCAAAGGGATGTCGCGGTCCGCGCTTTCGTTCTTCAGCTTTTCGAGCGCCCCCAGGACGCGGGCTCTCGTTCGTTCTCGGACGCCGCTGCGGTTGTTAAGGACCCTGTCGACCGTCGCGGGACCGACTCCTGCGAGCTTGGCAATTTCCTGGACTTTGGGGCCTTTCCATGTCCGATTTTGCAGGTGATCGATCACAGCTTTCTCCAGTTTCCGCCTAAAAACTGATGGTAAAAACATCATCTCGGAAGTCATTACTCATCGCAACGCCAAATTTTTGAACGGCTTGCCACTATGTTGTGCGACATCGATCTTCTGATGTATTTCGCATCATAAAATGGCCTCCGTCTTCCTTGTCTGATGTGATTTCAATCCAGATAATCACATCGTTAACGGAGGAGGAACCCCATGAAATTCGGAAATTCGATTCTGCTTTCTGCCTTGATGGCCGCCACCGCACTTGGAGGCATAGCCAATGCGCAGGACGGCGAAAAGCAATATCGCTTCGTCATGGTCTCTCACATCGGATCGAACGATCCGAACATGGGTTGGCTGACGAAGTCGATGGAGGAGTTCGAGAAGAAATATCCGAACGTCAAAACCGAATACATCTCCACCAACAACTATTCGGTCCAGGAACACGTTCGCCTTCTCGAGCAGGCTATCTCGACCCAGCCCGATGGCATCGCCGTGCCGATCGTCAGTTCCGATGCCTTCGAAGGGCCGCTGCGCAAGGCCATCGAAGCCGGCATTCCGGTCGTTGCCTTCAATATTCCGGACGGCCGGCCTGAGGGCGAGCGCATTCCCTACCTGACCTATGTCGGCGGCGACGAATATCTCACGGGCAAGAAGCTCGGCGAATACGCGCTCGAAAAGGCAGAAGCCGGCGAAATCCCGAAACCGACCCATGTCGTCTGCGCAAGCCATGACTCCGCCCACCAGGGTCTCAAGGCTCGTTGTGCCGGGATGAAGGACGCAATGGAGAAGGCCGGCGCGAAGGTTGATGAACTCTTCATCGGCGCCGAACCGGCGACGGCACGCAACACCTTGCAGTCCTTCCTGCAGGCCAACCCGGACACCAACTACATCTTCACGGTTGCTGGCTGGTCTTCACCCTGGGCATGGGGTGTCGCCAATGAGATGAAGCTCGACCCGGATGTCGACGACAAGGGCGTGACTGTCCTGACGGTTGACGAGGGTCCGGTTTCGATCGAGGGCGTGCGCGCCGGGCATGTGCTGGCGACGAACAGCCAGGGCTTCTGGCTGCAGGGCTACGCTCCGATGGAATGGCTCTACTGGAACAAGGAGTTCGGCTACGCGCCGCAGTCGAATATCCTGACCGGTCCCGTGATCATCAACAAGGATAACGCAGACAAGTGGGCCGAACTGGTCCGCGGCGTCTTTGGCGACAAGGCCTACGACGAGCAGAACACCTGGTAAGGGTTCCTCCCGGAGGGGCGGCCGGCTGCGACGAGGAGCGCCGGCTGCCCCGACCCATTTGTGCGCCTGACATCGCACATTGAAACCAGCGAGCAGAGTGTCATGAAACAGCTTGTGCGAAGCCAAGGCTTCGGCGCGATCATCGGCGTCGTCGTCATGCTTGTCGTGTTTTCCCTGATCGACTTTTCCGGCTGGTGGACCGCCCAGACCATCACCAATGTCACGCAGTTCACAGCCATCTTGTCCTTCGTCGCCATGGGCCAGGCCCTTGTCATCATGACGAAGGAAATCGACCTGTCTGTCGGCTCCGTTTACGGGCTGGCTGGCGTTGCCTTCATCACGCTGGAACCGAGTTTCGGTGTGCCCGGATCGCTCGTCATAGCGCTGGTCATGGCTGCCTTCGTCGGCCTTCTTCAGGCGTTTGCCGTGGTGAAGGGGCACTTGCCGTCGATGATCGTGACGCTCGGCGGCCTCTTTGCGGTCCGCGGGATCATCTATGTCTGGACGGGTGGCTCGGTCCACAATTTCTCAGCCGATGCACGCATCCATCCGGTGACCCGTCTGTTCGGCGGCGAACTGTTCGGTGTCGAAGCGGCCATATTCTGGCTTGTCGTGGTCGCCGCCGTTCTCGGTATCGTCCTCTGGGCCACACCCTTCGGAAATCGCCTTCTGGCCACCGGGGGAAGCCGCGAAAGCGCGGAATCGCGCGGCGTTCGCACCGACCGAGTGAAGATCTGGACCTTCGTCCTTTGCTCGCTGCTCGCCGGATTCGCCGGCATCCTGACCCTATGCAACCAGCCGCAAACCCATGTCACGCTCGGCGAAAACATGGAGCTCGAGGCCATTTCTGCCGCGGTCATCGGCGGCTGCCTGCTGACTGGCGGACGCGGCTCGATCATTGGAGCCGTACTCGGAGCTCTCATCGTCGTCAGCTTCCGCTACGAACTCATCGCTCTTGGCGCGCCCTCGTCCTGGTACATCACCTTCGTCGGTGTCGTGCTCATCGTGGCGATCATCTTCAATCAGAAACTGGCCCGTTTCCTCGGACACAGCGTTTGACGCGGGAGGACATCAAAATGGCGAACAGCACCCCCCTCATTCAGGTGAAGAACCTTGATCTCCACTTCGGCGCTTTCCACGCCCTCAAGAACGTCTCGGTGGACTTTCACGCCGGTGAGCTGATTGGCCTGGTCGGCGACAACGGCGCCGGCAAGACAACGCTGATCCGCGTCCTTTGCGGCATTTACGCCCCGACGTCGGGCGGGGTCTTTTTCGATGGCAATAAGGTGGAGAAATTTCACCCGAAGCTTGCGATCGACCAGGGCATCGAGACGATTCAGCAGTCCGTCGGCCTCTGCGACAACCTGTCGATCGCGCGCAATTTCTATCTCGGACGCGAGCCGGTTAAGCGTGTTCTCGGCATCCCCTTCCTCGATATGGGCAAGATGCGAGAGAAGTCTACACGCGTGATCCGGCAATTCGGCTTGCGTGCAAATGTCTCCGCGGACGACGAGGTGGAACGCCTGTCAGGCGGAGAACGTCAGTCCGTGAAGATCGGTCGCGCGGTCGAATTCAAGAACAGGGTCGTCATCATGGACGAGCCGACCAACCATCTGTCGGTACGCGAACGCGAGCACGTCAACGAGCTCGCCGTCCAGCTCAAGGAGCAGGGCCTGCTCGTCATCTACATCACTCACGACATCTTCCAGGTGCACAGGCTCGCCGACCGAATTGTGATCATGGAGAATGGCGAAAAGGTCGCGGACGCAACGACGGATTCCATGACGGCGGAAGAACTCGAAGAGGTAATCCGCCAGGGCGGGCGCGTCGTGGAAAAGCGGGAGGCGGTCTGATGGCTCTCTCCTCCGCCAAACCTCTTATTCGGCGTCACGCGGAGATCGGGATCATCCTGATCGGCGCCGTTCTGATCGTCATCTTCGCCTCAACATCGGACGGTCGGTGGGCCAATCTCTACAATATCGGCACCATCCTGCAGGTGACGGCAACGCTAGGCTTGATGAGCCTCGGCGTCGCTCTGGTGATCGGGACGGGCGAGATCGACATCTCGGTCGGTTCGACTTTCGGCATGGGCGCGCTGGCCTATCTCTGGCTTGCGACCCAGGTTGACCCGTCGATCGCCGCAGTTGCTACGGTGTTGGTCGGCGCCGCGATCGGACTGTTCAACGGCTTGCTGGTCACCCGAACCGGCACGCCATCCCTCATCATCACGCTTGGGACGCTGATGATCTTCCGCGGCATCGCCATCGCTCTGACCGAGGGATTTTCGTTCTCTATTCCCTATGCAGCGCGCAAGGGCTGGACCTACTTCGTCCTCGGCGGCGGTGACTTCCTGGGCTTCAACACCGCGCTCTACTGGCTCATGACGTTGACCGTTATTCTCCTGGTGGCGTTGAAAGCAACGCCTTTCGGCAACCGCCTTCTCGCCGTTGGCGGGTCCGCCGAAAGCGCGCATTCGCGTGGCGTTCGCGTTGATCGCATCAAACTGTCCGCTTTTGTCCTGTGCGGCATGTTGGCGGGTTTCGCTGGCACGCTCGAGGCCGGCAAGCTTGGCTTCGCAGACGGCTCGATGGGGCGCCTGATGGAACTGCAGGCGATTGCCTCGTGCGTGCTTGGCGGCTGCCTGCTCGCCGGCGGCAGGATCTCGCTGCCAGGTGCGCTGATGGGGGCCTTCGTTCTGTCCTCCATCCAATCCTATCTCGTGGTTACGGGCGTCCGTCCACAATGGTTCATCCTCGTCCTTGGTCTCATCGTGGTACTCGCCGCCTACGGCGACCGATCGCTGCGGCAATGGGCGCTTCGCAAGTAAAGGGTTCAAAATGTCTGTCAGAGTAGCGATCATAGGCGCGGGTATCATGGGGGCCGATCACGCCCGCATTGTCGCCGAAGATCTTCCGGGAGCCTCGCTGCAGGTTGTGTGCGACGCCTCGCAGGAGCGTGCGCGCAAGGCGGCCAACGAATACGGCGCAGGTGACGTCTCGGACGATCCGCTTGCCACCATCAGACGCGATGACGTTGATGCCATTCTGATTGCCAGCCCCGACGAAACCCATGCGCCGCTTGCGCTTGCGGCCATCGAGGCTGCAAAGCCCGTGCTTTGCGAGAAGCCACTCTCGCAAAGCTCGAAGGAGTGCCAGGACGTCATCGAGGCGGAAGTGTCCCGCGGCCGGCAGTTCGTCCAACTGGGCTTCATGCGCCGCTTCGATCCGTCCTATCGGGAAATGAAAGCGGCCTTGGACGACGGCTCCCTCGGGGCCGCGATCATGATGCACAATTTCCACCGGAACGTGGAAGCGCCTGCAAACTTCACGGGCCGGATGGCTATCACCAACTCTGCCCCCCACGAGTTCGATGTCGCACGGTTCGTCCTCGGCGCCGATTACAAGGCGATCTCCGTCTTCCAGCCGGCCGGGATAGACGCTTCCAGGACGGGAGCGCCGGTCTTCATGGTCCTGGAGACCGAC from Sinorhizobium garamanticum harbors:
- a CDS encoding Gfo/Idh/MocA family oxidoreductase, coding for MSVRVAIIGAGIMGADHARIVAEDLPGASLQVVCDASQERARKAANEYGAGDVSDDPLATIRRDDVDAILIASPDETHAPLALAAIEAAKPVLCEKPLSQSSKECQDVIEAEVSRGRQFVQLGFMRRFDPSYREMKAALDDGSLGAAIMMHNFHRNVEAPANFTGRMAITNSAPHEFDVARFVLGADYKAISVFQPAGIDASRTGAPVFMVLETDKGQLVNIEINNNAAYGYDVRGELVGEKGSVFLNAPIHTRQNGRLMSYERYAPDWRPRFAEAYRLQNKAFLNFVRTGEFPPIAADAWDGYCAARVAEAGVEALQKGARVTLAGAEKPSLYKH